The DNA sequence ccccctctcccccaagcAATGTTGTAGTTTGTGCACCCCTGTACACTTTACCCTGTCCTAAAAGTGTTTCTTCATCCCAACATTGTTtggaggggagaggggagggccAGTTGCGGTATCCAAGTGGTTAGAGAAGTGCATATTATGCTATATCTGAACATTTGATAAGTTAAGGATGTGGAAGGAAGGTTTTTCATAACCGTTCCAAGGAtttttgtcctccattgtagGAGGAATGAGAGACAGCTGATTTCACAGGCTAGCTCAAGAGCTATATTTGTCGTTATTGTCATCTCACACTGTCCACAGGAATATTTTACTACGTGTACATGGGGATGCTAGCAGTGTTCTGCACAAATGCAATCAACATCCTATCAGGTATAAATGGTGTGGAGGCAGGGCAGTCACTAATTATCGCAATCTCTATCTTGGTGTTTAACTTTATTGAGCTTCAAGGAACATGTTGCTGGCAGGCTCACTTGTTCTCTGCTTACTTCATGATGCCATTTATTGCTACATGTTCGGCATTACTTTACTACAACTGGTGAGTTGGTCCAACATTACaacgttattattattatgttacgtacatgtacatgtaatatgTCTGGGGGGTGCCccgccccaaggtccaaccccttacccccCTCatacaccatttttgacagagaagGTACCCATTTCATAAACCTAGTGACAAATGGTACCTTTTTCACATACCTACTTTAGAACTTCACATCCCTTTCAACtgttgtaaatgcactgtcttttaattataaataaatcacaaaacaagAATGTTTTATGGACCTTGTCACTGCCGTAAGGTGTAGCCCTTTTTACAGACCAAAGTGACAAACTTCCCAACCTTTCATATAATtaaactagtgaaatccctaccccttCATATACATGGACATGTAGCCTGGAAAAGGTACCCTTTTGGTTAGAGCCTCTCCATATAGGCGTTTATAAGCAGTAGACTTTCCTGGGGATAATgatacaatattattattgtacagTAGAATCTCACTTTCCTGAACCCTAATTACCGTGATCCTTCTGAAGATTCAATCCCTCTAATTAACCTCCATACTCTAACAGCCCATgaaaatgacatcaaaaataaaaaaaattggcaaaactTTGCAGCAAAACCAATACCCATGTCTTGTGGTTCAACTTGATTGTTGACATTTTGAGATCATTAATTTCTATGGGCTATTAGGGTATggacaaaagaaataattgttgGTGCCCAATTTTTGACTACTTAACTCTTAGCATCTTCTTTGTGTTCCCAAGACTGATGTATCAAAATTCCTTTTTAGGTACCCTTCCCAGGTGTTTGTTGGGGACACTTTCTGCTATTTTGCTGGCATGACATTTGCGGTAGTTGGAATCTTGGGACATTTCAGTAAAACAATGCTTCTCTTCTTTATTCCGCAAGTCATCAACTTTGTCTACTCTTTACCACAGCTGTTTCGTTTTATCCCATGCCCAAGACATCGGCTGCCAAAGTAAGTTTAATGTTGATCCAACACATGTTTAAACTATGTGTAAAAATAATTGGAAAATGTTCACCATCACACTAACAAAAGCTTgcaaaaggaaaatattatGGCTGGAATCTTAACCAGTTTAGCGTTAACAATACTAAATGCAAAGTAACCTGGTGCATTGTGTATTTCTGTTATATATTAAAGAAGAGGGAGAATTcaaacaccagaaagctcagaaaaatcCTCTGAGCTCCAGGCAAGAATTGAACTCATGGCCCTCCAAGATCTAGTttggatgctctaaccactgagctccTGAAACTCTAATGGCAAGCGGGGTCAGAATTTAAATACAAGTACACCAGACTTTAAGGATTGCATTGGGGacttgcttgaaatttggccgTCCACCAGCATACAAACCCAAGACTGTATATCTATATTAAAGGAGAAGGAGAATTCAAACACTAGATAAGCTCAGAAAAATCCCCTGAGCTCCAGGCGGGAGCAAGAGCCAAGGCAACTGATGAAAAGTCTTCTATATTAATACCTTTCTTCTGAAAATGAGTTATATTAGCTTGAGAACAAAAAACCGTTttgatataaataatttttcactTAGCCTCGCtctgaaacagaggcttgaggcaacTTGAAAACTGCCTATTCATTTTTAAGGTTATGGAAGGCAGttcattcttttaaaaaatgacagCTCTTGCTCTCAAATAATGTTATACATTTGCCTCAACAGGCTTAATCCAGAGACTGGCAAACTTGGCATGAGCCATTCAGTGTTCAAGAAATCTGACATTCGTCCTCTAGGAAAACTCATCTTATCTGTATTCAGCCTTCTAAGATTAGTACAAGTTGAAGATGGTGTGGGAGAGGATAAAAAGTCCATGCGTGTCAACAACTTTACACTAATAAACTTTGTCATAAAAATGCTTGGCCCATTACATGAAAGAACATTGACTACTATAATGTTAGGAATACAGGTAGGTTTTTTACATTTCACTTCCAAATTATTGCATTGATTATATATCATTTACTTACTTTTTAAAGTGTGGATGATATCCTGTGGTGTCACCATTCTAATGAGACCTCCTTGACAGAACTTTTTTATGCATGGTGTTACATCTAACATGTTAGGATTTTTCAGAAACAACATCGGAATTTTGTGAATTCGTTTTCATTGGCCACTATTAGGTTGACGTTTTTTAATCTGATGTGTGAAGAGATTCTTCAAAAATCagaatacaaaaataaatgatCATTTCGAACAAAATTTCTGTTCTCTGATatacaacaaaattaatagttCGAAAGTTCTTAACCTAATCCACATTTTTTTAGGAAATTAGTCTTCATATATGTGAAGTTTGGTTTGGTCATATATCATGAAATTCTGTTCTTTATCTGTTCTTGGggagcaacaacaacaacagtggcAAAAACGTTtcataaaaagtgttttcaaactgtttcaaaattcactCACTCTTATTCCAAGTCATTATTGTCAATTAATGTTAATGagttttcctggagttgaattctcaaGGACTGTATAGTATCTAACTCTAAAAAGAGAATATTAGAAAATCACTGTCTTGCATTCATATTTTCAACAAAACGTAAAATAAGGCAGTTTTATGTCGTGGTTATTTTATGGtaacaaagaaatgtgcaaaaaagtgtgattcaggtgcaaagttgttgttttgctaatctgcttttttgccgtttttgttgtcatcattgccgttgttgtttaagctccctattgcTTCAAGCTATGATTGATGCATTGCAGTGGCAATTGAAAACATAATAACATTATTGTGGTCTTTCCCTTACTGAGACCAGTCTCTCTTGTTTGCAGATCCTTGGAAGTGCTGTAGCATTTATCATCCGTTATCACCTAGTAAGATTTTTCTATGATGTGGAGCCACATTAAAAATCagaatttcttttttacaaaattgaatAATTATTTCAGTGTTATATTCCTCGTTTGGATGTTTCCATGGTGATACAAGACAGAGGCTGAAATGACAGTCCAAAATAAGAAAATTCAGGACAAGAAATGTCAATTTTAACTATGATAGTCTGTCCTGTGAGACCACACAGTCACTGAGGTTCCAAATGAATGGTCAAGAgatagttgttgttgtttcttttttttttacattcagatgcaacagtttttgttttaaaaaaactacagaGCTAACATTACAGCTCGGTTTTAAAAgcatataataatattactcAGGTCGCTGAGTTAGCAAGTTCATGTTTTGTGTATTTCCAACCCAAAAAGAAACCACACAGAGGTAATAAGCCGGTTTCAAATTCAAAATTActgctgaatacaaacattaacaaCACATTCAAACGGGGTTAGTGTCAATTAGTCACAAATTCCAGCAAGTGTTTGAAATTGAAAATACACAATAGAAGTTGATTAATAACTATGTCTTCTTCTCACTGGAATTTATGAATATATT is a window from the Porites lutea chromosome 10, jaPorLute2.1, whole genome shotgun sequence genome containing:
- the LOC140950469 gene encoding UDP-N-acetylglucosamine--dolichyl-phosphate N-acetylglucosaminephosphotransferase-like; translation: MIYRMIYPLILNFVMSAVAFLITMKLISGMKPLFTKAGLCGKDLNKKDNKDLIPEGLGVVTGAVFLISMFLFIPIPFFTIWFEKGDYDFPHHEFVMFIAGLLSICCMIFLGFADDVLDLKWRDKLLLPTMASLPLLMVYFVNIGVTTIIVPKPLRFILGFDLNLGIFYYVYMGMLAVFCTNAINILSGINGVEAGQSLIIAISILVFNFIELQGTCCWQAHLFSAYFMMPFIATCSALLYYNWYPSQVFVGDTFCYFAGMTFAVVGILGHFSKTMLLFFIPQVINFVYSLPQLFRFIPCPRHRLPKLNPETGKLGMSHSVFKKSDIRPLGKLILSVFSLLRLVQVEDGVGEDKKSMRVNNFTLINFVIKMLGPLHERTLTTIMLGIQILGSAVAFIIRYHLVRFFYDVEPH